In Myripristis murdjan chromosome 5, fMyrMur1.1, whole genome shotgun sequence, the genomic stretch GATTTACAGCTGTTATCATCTGTACATCCACAGACACTTCTGATGTACTGTAACTCCATGGAATTATCCGTTTTAGGATTAACAGAAGTGTCTGTACAAAGGATAtactataaattaaaaaaaaaaaaatctatcttaGGGTTGAAATGTCTGTAAACTTATTTGAAAAGCTACTGGTAATATATGATTGAAGTAAGGCTGAATATATGTGCATAACAGTTGTATGGTTTGACATGGTTATGTGTTTTCTATATTGCAGCTGACTATTGCACAAGCTACTGGGACAGAAACGGTCAATACCATGATCTCAAGCAATGTGGCTTTGATTACTGCTGTGGAAACTGCTACCAGAAGTACTGCTGTTCTGACAGTAGTTACCGTCTAACTGCAGATGAACAAAGACGCTGTCCTGAAAGGTGCTGTCCTGgtttgttcctgtgtttcaCTCCACAATACAGAGATTTGAACCTGAAGGACATGACAGGTGTCAACCTCACATAGAATGTGGACGCTTGACCATCACACCCATATGTGCTTGTTAAACATTTAACTTCAAAACCATGAGAAGGAGGTTTTTCCTAAagtgtagtttttgtttttatttcagctgacaaaaatgtttttttcacacatctTCATTTTTAAGTTTAGTTTTCCAGACACATGAGCGTCACTGAGGTCAGGCGCTGATTTGGGGCGATAGGCCGGCAGTCGGCATCCCAGTTCATCCAAAAGGTGTTCAGTGGCCTGTCAAGGTCTTCCACAGTAAACCGTCTCTTTATGGACCTGGCTTTGTGCACAGGGGCATTGTCGTGCTAAAACTGACAAGGGCTCTGTCCACCTGTTGCCACAAAGTTGGAGACACATTGTTCTTTTGAATGTCATTGTATTCCATCACATTAAAATTTCCCTTCATCGGAATTAAGGGGCCCTGACCAAACCATGAAAAGCAGCCCTTTTCTCTGGGCACATGGGTGCGGGGTTCAGGTATCCACATGCTGTTAGCCGTGtagcagaggtggaagtaactcattacatttactcacagaaaatgtaattcagtatcttttttgtgtacttgaaCTTTTTTGAGTATTGTTTAAAGTctataattttacttttactttacttttacttttacttttactcaatGACacattgtggaacctttcacaataaaatgctcagccagcaaagatgagaagagaaatCTGGTTCTGCTTTGTTGCTTCTACtgtttgtcatttccaaatttccaataaaaggtgcatagaggaccatgtagactcagccattatgagtctacagggtcctcacttcaatcaaccctcggCAGGTTTTTATTCtctgtgcattttaaatgagccaCTCTTTACTGTgtcttttactgcagtagatttttacagcagaacttcaacttaagtaaaatatcagcaaagtaacaggacttctacttgagtagcaatttgcaGTACCCATCCTACCACTGCCATTTATTGTACATGGATGATTTACTGGATGGTTAACATGATTCATCAGTCTATTACTAAACATCCTGAGCGACCCTTACCAGGAAATTCCAAATATATCAGCCTTATTTATGGTGTTTCATAATTAAATTGTGAAACAAGaatatttcttcctcttttctagGCCTGTCCATGGAGGAGGAAAGTCATTTTTTACCATTCTGGGTAGCGTTTTAGGCAGTGTCTTCCCCGTCATCACCTGTGTGGGTATCGTAATCTGCTGTTTGTGTCCTTGCTGTCTTCTCTACAAGAAATGTCGCAAAAGAGGCAGCCGCGGGCATCAAAGTAGGACACTAGTGGTAACAGAGCCACAAACTCTTAAATTCAGAGTCCATGCTGTCCTTTGCATTGCATCCAGCTCTCTAGACATAAGCTACTTACACAGCAAACAATGCGGAAGATGTTGCAgaaattttgttttatgatatAGGAGAATTGACACATCTGTGGCAGAATCTGTCACTTTTTGACAGTCAGCAGATAAATTGCTGAATGATCACCTGATTGACAAACTAACTAAGCCTCTGACTTTATCCAGCTGTGGTAATCAACCCACCCCCTCAGCCGCCTACCCCCTCTGGATATCCACAGCCCTACTACGGCGACCAGTACCCAGATTTCCGGCTTTTACAGCTCCAAGCTGGCCCTGGAgccacagcaccaccaccaccaccatatcTGGAAGACAGTGAGTTTTTGCTTGATATTC encodes the following:
- the LOC115359618 gene encoding protein shisa-5-like, whose product is MDLRVSSSLALALLCVTLFPSISADYCTSYWDRNGQYHDLKQCGFDYCCGNCYQKYCCSDSSYRLTADEQRRCPERPVHGGGKSFFTILGSVLGSVFPVITCVGIVICCLCPCCLLYKKCRKRGSRGHQTVVINPPPQPPTPSGYPQPYYGDQYPDFRLLQLQAGPGATAPPPPPYLEDSPPGSSAVPVPYDQIALAQGQPEYPSQSDFAQPPYNPSFIGYPNP